One window of the Ignavibacteriales bacterium genome contains the following:
- the menE gene encoding o-succinylbenzoate--CoA ligase: protein MNSKSIDSLFNFSSRKDLTAIIKSDKSISYQKLFANSNKIAHSFLSSGIKKNNYIPICIEDQLKFIETTIAIWNLGAIPVPINTKLLDDEISSLIKDYNFRFLITDKDLSINLLQKDLELIELNKISISNSAVTPFSHPDLNSEAVVVFTSGSSSRPKGVVHTFSSLINSIENGNQILLHQEKDRWLASLPFYHIGGFQIICRSLFYGCSIAISETLKTYDLVTAITKLNPTHISLVSAQLLKFIHLELRANQSLQVTLVGGGFIEDNLIIEANNLGWKPVRVYGSSETASMITAISADEIKTKPHSVGKSLNNVEINISNESEILIKSNSLFKQYLDDEKETDANLVNGFYHSGDLGYVDEEGYLFIEARRNDLIVTGGENVNSIEVEKAILRIEGIRDTCVFSKQDKTWGQIIACALVIDDSELEENIIKEKLRQKLAGFKIPKQFYFTDKLPRTSLGKLEREKIRKMF, encoded by the coding sequence ATGAATTCAAAATCCATAGATAGCCTTTTTAATTTTTCTAGTAGAAAAGATTTAACAGCAATTATTAAATCAGATAAATCAATTTCGTATCAAAAGCTTTTCGCCAATTCAAATAAAATTGCTCACTCATTTTTAAGTTCAGGGATTAAAAAAAATAATTATATCCCTATATGTATTGAAGATCAGCTTAAGTTTATAGAAACCACAATTGCAATCTGGAATTTGGGTGCTATACCTGTTCCCATTAATACTAAACTACTTGATGATGAAATTTCCTCCCTAATTAAAGATTATAATTTTAGGTTTTTAATAACTGATAAAGATTTATCAATTAATCTCTTGCAAAAAGATTTAGAGTTAATTGAGTTAAATAAAATTTCAATCTCCAATTCCGCAGTAACTCCATTTTCACATCCAGATTTAAATAGTGAAGCAGTTGTTGTCTTTACTTCAGGTTCATCAAGTAGGCCAAAAGGAGTTGTTCATACTTTTTCTTCCCTAATTAATAGTATTGAAAATGGAAATCAGATATTACTGCATCAAGAAAAAGATCGATGGTTAGCTTCGCTTCCCTTTTATCACATTGGTGGATTTCAAATTATTTGCCGCTCACTTTTTTACGGTTGTTCAATTGCAATCTCTGAAACTTTGAAAACATATGATTTAGTTACAGCAATCACAAAATTAAACCCTACTCATATTTCTCTTGTTTCCGCACAACTATTGAAATTTATTCATCTGGAACTAAGAGCTAATCAGTCTTTACAGGTTACACTTGTAGGTGGTGGGTTTATTGAAGATAATTTAATTATTGAGGCAAATAATCTTGGCTGGAAACCTGTTCGTGTTTACGGTTCATCGGAAACTGCTTCGATGATCACAGCAATCTCAGCTGATGAAATAAAAACTAAACCGCATTCCGTTGGAAAGTCTTTAAATAATGTTGAGATTAATATTTCAAATGAATCTGAAATACTTATCAAATCAAATTCTTTGTTTAAACAATATCTTGATGACGAAAAAGAAACTGATGCTAATTTAGTTAATGGTTTTTATCACTCAGGTGATTTAGGTTATGTTGATGAGGAAGGTTATTTGTTTATTGAAGCACGAAGAAATGATTTAATAGTTACAGGTGGAGAAAATGTGAATTCCATTGAAGTTGAAAAAGCTATTCTTCGAATTGAAGGCATTAGAGATACATGTGTGTTTTCTAAACAGGATAAAACTTGGGGACAAATTATCGCTTGTGCTTTAGTTATTGATGATTCAGAACTTGAAGAAAATATTATAAAGGAAAAATTAAGACAAAAATTAGCAGGTTTTAAAATTCCCAAACAGTTTTACTTTACTGATAAATTACCCCGAACAAGTTTGGGAAAATTAGAAAGAGAAAAAATCAGAAAGATGTTTTAA
- a CDS encoding 1,4-dihydroxy-2-naphthoate polyprenyltransferase → MNKEKRNISKLQSWILASRPRTLPAALVPVMVGSALAVYHGIFFPAYSIIAILCSLLIQIGTNFTNDLYDYLKGTDTKERKGPLRVLASGLITVKEMKWGIFLIFLLAFLLGLYLVYFVGLMILWIGIFSIVAGLAYTAGPFPLAYNGLGDLFVFIFFGIVGTVGTYYLHAQQFTSLAFLISLPVGALITNILIVNNYRDIEEDRTAGKNTLAVLLGKEFSRFEYVFFILISFFVPFLLHFKYNFNLWIFLPYITLPLAISLVKMIYALTGTQLNKTLELSAKFSALYGLLLSVGIIL, encoded by the coding sequence ATGAATAAAGAGAAAAGAAATATTTCAAAACTTCAAAGTTGGATATTAGCAAGCAGACCTCGAACACTTCCAGCAGCCTTAGTTCCCGTTATGGTCGGTTCAGCTTTAGCTGTTTATCATGGTATCTTTTTTCCAGCTTACTCAATTATTGCGATTCTATGTTCACTGTTAATCCAGATCGGTACAAACTTTACAAATGATTTATATGATTATTTAAAGGGTACTGATACTAAAGAAAGAAAAGGTCCACTCAGAGTTTTAGCATCAGGATTAATAACTGTTAAAGAAATGAAATGGGGAATTTTTTTAATTTTCCTTCTCGCCTTTTTACTTGGATTGTACCTTGTTTATTTTGTCGGGTTAATGATTTTATGGATAGGGATCTTTTCAATTGTTGCAGGATTAGCATACACGGCAGGACCATTTCCTTTGGCTTACAATGGACTTGGAGATTTATTTGTTTTTATCTTTTTTGGAATTGTGGGAACAGTTGGGACTTACTATTTACATGCACAACAATTTACTTCACTTGCATTTCTAATTTCACTTCCAGTTGGTGCCTTGATAACCAATATCTTGATAGTAAACAATTATCGTGATATTGAAGAAGACAGAACAGCTGGCAAAAACACACTTGCAGTTTTACTCGGAAAAGAATTTTCCAGATTTGAATATGTATTTTTTATCCTAATTTCTTTCTTCGTTCCATTTCTGCTCCACTTTAAATATAATTTTAACTTGTGGATATTTCTTCCATACATAACGTTACCTCTTGCAATTTCGCTTGTAAAAATGATTTATGCCTTAACGGGTACTCAGCTAAACAAAACACTAGAACTCTCAGCAAAGTTTTCCGCATTGTATGGTTTGCTTCTCTCAGTCGGAATTATTTTATAA
- the menB gene encoding 1,4-dihydroxy-2-naphthoyl-CoA synthase produces MTIKWKKAKDYKDIIYEKMDGISKITINRPEKRNAFRPETVFEMYDAFSDAREDQSIGVILFTGYGPAKDGKYAFCSGGDQSIRGDMGYVGKDGVPRLNVLDLQKLIRSIPKVVIALVAGYAIGGGHVLHVICDLTIAADNAIFGQTGPKVGSFDGGFGSSYLARMVGQKKAREIWYLCKQYSAQEALQMGLVNKVVPIEKLEVEGIQWANEILQHSPMAIRVLKSAFNAELDGQAGIQELAGNATLLYYMSEEAQEGKKAYNEKRKPNFKKFPKLP; encoded by the coding sequence ATGACGATTAAATGGAAAAAAGCAAAAGACTACAAAGACATCATTTACGAAAAGATGGATGGCATTTCGAAAATAACAATTAACAGACCAGAAAAAAGAAATGCTTTTAGACCAGAAACCGTATTTGAAATGTATGATGCGTTTTCTGATGCACGTGAAGATCAATCCATTGGCGTAATTCTATTTACAGGCTATGGCCCAGCAAAGGATGGTAAGTACGCTTTCTGCTCCGGCGGTGATCAAAGTATTCGCGGCGATATGGGTTATGTGGGAAAGGATGGAGTACCAAGATTAAACGTATTAGATCTTCAGAAATTGATTCGCAGTATTCCAAAAGTTGTTATCGCTCTTGTTGCTGGATACGCGATTGGCGGTGGCCATGTACTTCATGTTATTTGCGATTTAACTATTGCCGCTGATAACGCAATCTTCGGACAAACGGGACCAAAAGTCGGAAGCTTTGATGGCGGATTCGGTTCAAGTTATCTTGCAAGAATGGTTGGACAGAAGAAGGCAAGAGAAATTTGGTACTTGTGCAAACAATATAGTGCACAAGAGGCTTTGCAAATGGGACTTGTAAACAAAGTAGTACCTATTGAGAAACTTGAAGTAGAAGGTATTCAATGGGCTAATGAAATTTTGCAGCATAGTCCAATGGCAATTCGCGTTTTAAAATCTGCGTTTAATGCTGAACTTGATGGACAAGCAGGAATTCAGGAACTTGCTGGTAACGCAACTCTACTTTATTATATGAGTGAAGAAGCACAGGAAGGTAAAAAAGCTTATAACGAAAAACGTAAACCTAATTTTAAAAAGTTCCCCAAACTTCCGTAA
- the menH gene encoding 2-succinyl-6-hydroxy-2,4-cyclohexadiene-1-carboxylate synthase — MKIDVNGVKINLEHLKPIDKSKDCILFLHGFTGCAEDWFPVFEQMPDKYNYIAMDIVGHGKSDAPGDTTKYNVESLLEQIKFIKEHLTKEKIFLLGYSMGGRIALSYASIYPDDLKGVILESSSAGIKNEEERQKRYEEDLKIAEFIATHTLEEFIEMWQDQEIFNTQRRFSNDKLKKIKKKKASGSKIGYANSLKGFSTGIMPSVHDKLKKMPLKVLLITGDLDSKFTGINARLAKRFFKAKHKIVRNSGHNTHLEDSKRFIEIVLNYLGQF, encoded by the coding sequence ATGAAGATTGATGTTAATGGTGTAAAAATAAATTTAGAACATCTTAAACCAATTGATAAATCAAAAGACTGTATTTTATTTTTACACGGATTTACAGGCTGTGCTGAAGATTGGTTTCCTGTTTTTGAACAAATGCCCGATAAATATAATTACATTGCAATGGATATAGTTGGACACGGAAAAAGTGATGCGCCAGGTGATACAACTAAGTACAATGTGGAATCTTTACTTGAGCAGATCAAATTTATAAAAGAGCATCTTACCAAAGAAAAAATATTTCTTTTGGGATATTCAATGGGCGGAAGGATTGCGCTTAGTTATGCTTCCATTTACCCGGATGATTTAAAAGGAGTAATTCTTGAAAGTTCATCTGCTGGAATTAAAAACGAAGAAGAGCGACAGAAAAGATATGAGGAAGATTTAAAAATTGCCGAGTTTATCGCAACTCATACTCTTGAAGAATTTATTGAGATGTGGCAGGATCAGGAAATATTTAACACTCAAAGAAGATTTTCAAATGATAAGTTGAAAAAAATAAAAAAGAAAAAAGCTTCTGGCAGTAAAATCGGTTATGCAAATTCTCTAAAGGGTTTTAGCACAGGGATTATGCCCTCGGTTCATGATAAATTGAAAAAGATGCCACTTAAAGTTTTACTTATAACCGGAGATCTTGATAGCAAGTTTACCGGAATAAATGCGAGACTTGCTAAAAGATTTTTTAAAGCAAAACATAAAATTGTTCGTAACTCCGGACACAATACTCATCTTGAAGATTCTAAAAGATTTATTGAAATAGTTTTAAATTATTTAGGACAATTTTAA
- the menD gene encoding 2-succinyl-5-enolpyruvyl-6-hydroxy-3-cyclohexene-1-carboxylic-acid synthase, translated as MLIKINRNGFWANIFFDQLAECGVKHACISPGSRSTPLTYALSQNKKIKSYVIIDERTSGFFALGIAKKTNAPVLIITTSGTAAAELYPAIIEAYQNRVPLIVCTADRPARLRNTGENQTINQDHLYHNHVRFFYDSGLPNINLKKIKGLKTAAIKAFDICSYQNVGPVHFNFPFEKPLEPNSFTDEIEENMLLESLADEIKEINANKSSIINEPSLKLVVSLLKKQVAGLITVGPGNFSDQFYDELENFSIKFSLPVFADASSSLRFRSKSFSNLISNYDALLRDESFFKIFSPKFVLHFGRPLTSPKLEEYFSLVKPKGFTINNFADVYDPSPKFRLLKSSKEVFLNTLINLVSTNQNDFSKGLKNLKYLDRQIENIKSKIFTISKKINETGVLLNVIDSIPPDSNLMIGNSIPVRDLDFFASAVNKNINVYQNRGASGIDGITSTALGICAKSKNPTYLVIGDLSFYYDLNSLWIAKQYNIPLIIILINNNGGAIFRFIPIVEHKNIFEKYFLTPANISCKKLTEAFEIDFKELKTQQDIVNHIKVSSVRKKPVVFEIKTNSEYSLSLRKKYWKKVNKFVENYSEEL; from the coding sequence AGTGCGGTGTTAAACATGCTTGTATCTCCCCAGGTTCAAGAAGCACCCCACTTACTTACGCACTTTCACAAAATAAAAAAATAAAGTCCTACGTCATTATTGATGAAAGAACCTCAGGATTTTTTGCGCTTGGTATTGCAAAAAAAACTAACGCCCCTGTTTTAATAATTACAACATCAGGCACTGCAGCTGCTGAATTATACCCGGCAATAATTGAAGCATATCAAAATAGAGTTCCATTAATTGTTTGCACTGCCGATAGACCGGCTCGCTTACGCAACACAGGGGAAAATCAAACTATTAATCAAGATCATCTTTATCATAATCATGTAAGGTTTTTTTATGATTCCGGGTTACCAAACATCAATTTAAAAAAGATTAAAGGATTAAAAACAGCCGCCATAAAAGCGTTTGATATTTGCAGTTATCAAAATGTTGGACCAGTTCATTTCAACTTTCCATTTGAAAAACCACTTGAACCAAATTCTTTTACTGATGAAATTGAAGAAAATATGTTATTAGAGTCTTTGGCTGATGAGATTAAAGAAATAAACGCAAATAAATCATCGATTATTAATGAGCCATCTCTAAAACTGGTTGTCAGCCTCCTAAAAAAACAAGTTGCCGGATTGATAACAGTTGGTCCTGGAAATTTTAGTGATCAATTTTATGATGAACTTGAAAATTTTTCAATTAAGTTCTCTTTACCCGTTTTTGCCGATGCCTCCAGCAGTTTAAGATTTAGATCTAAATCATTTTCAAATCTTATTTCAAATTATGATGCGCTTTTAAGAGATGAATCTTTTTTTAAAATATTTTCTCCTAAATTTGTTTTACATTTTGGCAGACCACTCACATCTCCAAAATTAGAAGAGTATTTTTCTTTAGTTAAACCTAAGGGATTTACTATTAATAATTTTGCAGATGTTTACGATCCTTCGCCCAAGTTTAGATTACTAAAAAGCAGTAAAGAAGTATTTTTAAATACTCTGATTAATCTTGTTAGCACAAATCAAAATGATTTTTCGAAAGGTCTAAAAAATCTAAAATATTTGGATAGACAAATTGAAAATATCAAATCTAAAATCTTTACAATCTCAAAAAAAATAAATGAAACCGGTGTTCTGTTAAATGTGATTGATTCAATACCGCCGGATTCTAATTTAATGATCGGAAATAGTATTCCAGTTCGTGATCTTGATTTTTTTGCATCCGCGGTAAATAAAAATATTAATGTTTATCAAAACAGAGGTGCAAGCGGGATAGATGGTATTACTTCAACAGCATTAGGAATTTGCGCTAAATCAAAAAATCCCACTTATCTTGTTATAGGTGATTTATCTTTTTATTATGATTTAAATAGTTTATGGATTGCTAAACAATACAATATTCCATTAATCATAATACTAATTAATAATAATGGCGGAGCAATTTTTAGATTTATTCCCATTGTTGAACATAAAAATATTTTTGAAAAATATTTTTTAACACCTGCAAATATTTCTTGTAAAAAACTAACCGAGGCTTTTGAGATTGATTTTAAGGAATTAAAAACACAGCAGGATATTGTTAATCATATAAAAGTTTCATCTGTTAGAAAAAAACCGGTTGTGTTTGAAATTAAAACTAATTCGGAATATTCTCTATCATTAAGAAAAAAATATTGGAAAAAAGTTAATAAGTTTGTAGAAAATTATTCAGAGGAGTTATGA